The Patescibacteria group bacterium DNA window AGTATCTTTTTTGTTCAGGCGTCAATTTGTCAATTTCGACATTCATGCTTTTAAGTTTTAAACTGGCGATTTGCCGATCTAATTCTTCCGGTAAAGTATAAACAATCGGTTTTAAGTCTTTTCTCTTTTGTAATATCCATTCGGCCGCCAAAGCTTGATTCGCAAACGACATGTCCATAACTTCCGGCGGATGACCTTCGGCAGCGACAAGATTGATTAAACGGCCCTCACCTAAAACATAAATAGTTCGGGGTTCTAAGTTATGAGTTCGGAGTTTGTATTCAGTTACGTATTCCCGAACCTGCCGTTTTGAAACGGCTTTCTTTTCCAACTCCTCAACCGCGACCTCAACATTAAAATGACCGCTATTGGCCAAAATCGCTTTGTCTTTCATTTTTTCGATATTTTTAAAAGAGATGACTTCTTTGTCGCCGGTGGCGGTGACAAAAATATCGCCGATTTTGGCAGCTTGACTAATCGTCATGACTTCAAAGCCGTCCATAACCGCCTCCAATGCCTTGATAGGATCAACTTCGGTAATAACAACTTTAGCTCCCATGCCTCTCGCCCGAGAGGCAATCCCCCGACCACACCAACCATAACCACAAACAACAAAGTTCTTTCCGGCTAAGAGAAGATTGGTGGCTCGTAAGATACCGTCAATCGTTGATTGACCGGTTCCGTAGCGATTATCAAAAAAATGTTTTGTCTGACTGTCATTAACGGCAATGACCGGAATTTTTAAGGCGTCGTCCTGTTCCATGGCCTTAAGCCTAATAACTCCGGTGGTTGTTTCCTCGCTGGAACCGTAAATTTCTGAAATTTGTTTTTTTCTGTTTTTATGAATTTCAGAAACTAAATCGGCTCCGTCATCCATCGTAATCTGCGGATGGGTCTCTAAAACCGCTTTCAAATGTTGGTAATAAGTTTTATTATCCTCGCCTTTTTTGGCAAAAACAGGAATCCCAAAATCGGTCGCTAAAGAAGCGGCGACATCATCTTGAGTCGAGAGCGGATTTGAAGCACAAAGAGCAACACTGGCTCCTCCGGCTTTTAAAGTTAAAACTAAGTTTGCCGTTTCGGCCGTAACGTGTAAACAAGCACCGATTTTAATATTTTTAAGTGGTTTTTCCTTAGAAAAACGTTCCTTAATAAGATTTAAAACCGGCATGTGACTCCCCGTCCATTCAATTCTCAATTTTCCCAAAACGGAGAAAGACGGGTCTTTAATGTCAAAATTCGCCATTTTAAATCCTCTCTAAAATTTTCTTGATAACGATTTTTAAATTCTTCCACGGTAAATTTATGAGTTGTTGTTCCGTATTTTTCGACAGTGTAAACTGCCGCGATGCTCCCCATTTTACCACAAGTCTTTAAAGGTAGTCCACGAAGAAAACCGGCCAGAAATCCTGCCCGATAAGCATCACCGGCCCCGGTTGGATCAAGAACTTCGCGCGGTTTGGCTGGTGGTATTTTGTACGTTTTTCCGTCAGCTTCGACGATCGATCCCTTGTCTCCTAATGTTGTTATCCAGACTTGAGATATAGTTTGACCTATTGATTCCCCGCCTGCGCCGAGGCTTCGGCGGGCAGGCCGGAATCGGTTGCGAATTAAGGCTATTTCATAATCATTTCCAGTGACAATTTTCGCTCCCTCAATTCCTAATTTTAAATCTTTGTCTGATAATCTCGGTAACTGCATCCCCGGGTCAAACATATATGGCAGATTCAATTTAAGACAATTGTTAACATGGTTATTCATGGCTTTTGGTTCATTCGGAGATATGACAACAAAAGGAGTTTGTCCAATTTGAAATTTGAAATTTGAAATTTGAAATTGTGCGCTTGCACGCATGGCTCCCGGGTAAAAACCGGTAATTTGGTTATCAACCATGTCCGTAAAAATAAAAGCCGAGGCAGTTGGTTCTGCTTCAATGATTGATATCATTGAAGTGTCAACACCAACTTTTTCTAGTTCACTTTTATATTCAGCAAAATCATAACCGGCCGTGGCTAAAACGGTAGGTCTTAAACCGAGTAGTGCTAAATTATAAGCAATATTGCCGGCGGTCCCGCCGTACTGTTTTTGCAATTTCTCGACTAAAAAAGAGAGGTTAATCTCATGAATTTTTTCAGGTAAAATATGGTCGCCAAATTTACCCGGAAAATTCATAATTAAATCAAAGGCTAAAGAACCGGTAATAATTACTTTCATAATTTTATCAGGGAGATGATTTTATAATCTTTTAGTCTTTTTCGGGGATGAAGATAAGTTAATTCATTAAGAAAAAGAAAAGCGGTCACTTTCCCACCGGCTTTCTCCACCAGTTTGGCTGCGGCCAAAGCTGTCCCGCCGGTAGCTACCAGGTCATCAACGATTAAGACTTTTTCTCCTTTTTTGAGAGCGTCAGCGTGAATTTTAACGCCGTCGATTCCGTATTCTAACTGATATTTTTCGCTAATAACTTTTCTCGGCAGAAGTTTATTTAGTTTACGCACCGGCACAAAACCGACTTTTCTTTTTTGAGCGATTAAAGAACCGAAAATATACCCGCGGGACTCAATGGCCAAAACTTTAGTAAATTTGGTTTTAGAGATTTTACCAAGCATTTGTTTTAAAGCTTCGTCGAAATAGACAGGATCTAAAAGCAAGGGGGTCAGGTCACGAAAAACGATTCCCTTTTGGGGAAAATCAGGAATATCCATGATTTTAGAACGAAGATTGAGTTTAGACATAAATAACAAAATTTCTAATTATTCTAATTTCTAATTAACCTAAAAAAATCCTAACTTGGAAAATTCATTTAGAAATTAGGTCAATTTAAATCCTAGCTTCTTTAAGGGCATCTCCACACTCACACGTACGACTTTTGGGTATTTTTTTGATCATCTCTCTGACTAATTTTTTTGCTTCAGCAATATTTTCTCCAAAAACTTGCATAATCTCATCAGTGGAGACCGGTGGTAATTTTTCCCAAGCAACTATGCCAACATCATAATCGGTCACGATGGCAATCGAACTATAACATATTTCCAGTTCTTTAGCCAAAGCAACTTCTGGATAGCCGGTCATATTAATAATATCCCAGCCCATTTTGGTGAACCATTCGCTTTCGGCTTTGGTGGAAAACCGAGGGCCTTCAACAATTACCAGGGTTCCCTTCCGATGAACCCGTAATCCTTGTTTTAAACTAATCTCGTAGGCTATTTTGTTGATTTCCGGACAGTAAGGATAAGCAGTAGAAATATGAACCGTTTTTGGCCCATCAAAGAAAGTTGCTTGCCGGCCGGAGGTTCTATCAACAAACTGATCAATGACAACAAAATCCCCTCTTTTAATTTGTTTTTGAAGAGAACCACAGGCGGTCAGGGAAATAATTCTTTGCACGCCGAGTTTTTTTAAAGCCCAAAGATTGGCCTTATAGGGGATTTTGTGAGGAGGAAACTGGTGATGCTTACCATGACGCGGTAAAAAAATGACTTGCCGCCCGGTCATTTCACCCACGGCGATTTTGTCCGAAGGAAAGCCGTAAGGTGTTTCAATTTTTATTTCCTTAGCTTTATCCAACAGTTGATAAAATCCCGAACCGCCGATGATCGCAATGTCCACATTCGTCATAATTTCTAATTCCTAATTATTCTAATTAACTTAAATAAGTCTCAATTTAGAAATTAGGTCAACTAGATTAATTTCTAGCTACTCATCATCCCAAAAGTCCTCCCAAACCGCCACTCATTTCCTGAAGTTTTTTGGCGGCCAATTCCTGGGATTTTTTAATGGCTTCATTTAGGGCTTCTAAAAGCCTTCTATCCTGGGCGCCGTCAACCATCACCGATTGAATTTTCTGATCACCGGTAATTTCGATTTTGACCCCGTCTCTTTCAATCGTTATGACTTCCTGCGCCAGACTTTGCTGAATCTGCATCGCTTGATCTCGCATGGCTTTTAAATCACCCAAACCTTTTAAAGGATTAATCATTTTACAACACCTCCTTTTCTTTTAATTTAGGAAAAACTTTTATTTTCTTCCCGAATAATTCCTCAATGACTTTCTCTAAAAGCTCTCTGATTTTTGTTTCCGATAAGCGCTCGTAGTGAAATTTATAAAACACATTAAGGACTAAAGTTTCGCCGTCATAAGCCCCGGGCTGGCAGGAACGCAGAAGGCCGGCCACCGAATGATTATACGGCTTAACGGCGGTTAAAATCTCCTCCCAACGGGTTTCTATCTCGGAAATCTGCTGATTGTCCCCAGAGACCTTTATTTGCGGGCTAGGTTTCGGCTCTGGGGATGACATTTCAACGATTGGTTGGGGAAATTCCGCTTTGGCCGGTCCAGCTTTTTCTTGACCGCCACACCATTCAACGACAGCCATCTCCAAAGGAAGCTCGGGAATTGAAGTATTTTTAAGTTCCTGACCGGCTTTTGAAAAAAGATTAATTAGGATTTTAAGGTCGCTAATTTCTAAATTTTCCAGCGGTTCCTGATAAGGGAAATTTTCTTGGGTTAAGCCGTATTTTTTTAAAAGATGAGCGTGTAATGTCTCTAAAATTGTTTGATTTAAAAATTTAAAATCCACTCCTTTTTCCGCCATTAAACCAATCATCTCTAGGCCCTGTTTCGCGTCATGGGTCGGTATCCAACCAAAAAGATTGCCGCCAATCTTCTTCTCTCCTAACACTTTTTGCACCATTTCGTCAGTAATCTTGGCTCTGGGATAAGCGGTCAAAACCTCCTCCAAAAGCTTATGGGCGTCGCGATAACTGCCATCGGCTAATTGCGCAATTTGTTCTAGGGCCTTCTCGTCAATCTCTCTTTCCTCTCCCCTTTTGGCCCTTTTGAGCGACTGGAGAAGATCCGAAATTCCGGCTTTTTTAAAATCAATTTGCCGGCAACGCGAGACGATGGTTTCGGGCAGTTTTTCCGCGTTAGTCGTGCAAAGAACAAAAAGAGCGTGTTCCGGCGGCTCTTCGAGGGTTTTTAAAAGAGCGTTAAAGGCTTCTGTTGTCAGCATGTGGACCTCGTCAATAATGTAAATTTTTTTCCTGGCTCCGGCAGGCGCCAACCTAATCTTGTCGCGCAAATCTCTGATTTCATCAATGCCGCGATTTGAGGCGGCATCAATTTCTAAAATATCCAAATTCGTGCCGTTGGTGATGGAAAGACAGGTGGAGCAACGATTGCAAGGTTCGCCTTTACCATTATTTTTCTCGCAATTAAGACTTTTAGCGATAATTCTGGCGGATGAGGTTTTCCCGGTTCCTTTAGGTCCGGAAAATAAAAAAGCGTGGGGGGGCCTACCTGAAGATAAAATCTTTTCTAATTTCTCCCGAACTTCGGGGTTATCAATTTCGGCAATTTTTTGCGGTCGGTATTTTCGGTAAAGAACCATAATCTAATAAACAAATAAACTAATAATCTAATGACCAATGACTAATCACTAATTCCTAATATCTATATCTAATTTTATTGTTCCAGGCCGAATAAATTGGACAGGCCATGACAAACTAACTCGCCGATTTTTTGATCTACCAGTTTATTTTCGGCGCCGGCTAGTAACACTGCCTGCGGATAAGAAATGACGATGTCGCCGATACGTAAAACCCTGTCCGGCGGTGTCACAAAAGGCTTCCCTTCCTCAAGGGAAAAGGTCAAAACCGGAGTGGTATAGTCGTGCTGACGATATTTTTTATTCAAGGCTCGCATCTTACGGTCGCCGACAATACTAAGACTCACTTCGATCTCGTTTTTGATTTTTCTCTCCACTAAGAATTTTTCGACCTCTTCCCTTAAAGACGCACGATTGATTAAAAATCTTGATTCGCTCTGAATAAGAACGTTAGCCACCGAGAACCTCCTTGACGATTTTGCTAACGATGCTTCCGTCACTCTTACCCTTAACTTTAGCCATCACGTCTTTCATAATTTGTCCAAAATCGTTTAACCCGCGTTCTTTGGCTTCGATCACTAATTTTTTAATCGCTTCTTCGGAAAGTGCTTCCGGCAAATATTTTTGTAAAAGACTTAATTCTTCTTCTTCCTTCTTAACTAGGTCGGCTCTTTGGCCAGTTTTAAAAGCCTCGATCGATTCTCGATGGGTTTTGGCCATTTTGGCAATAACCGCCGTGACGTCCTCATCCGGTAAACCACTGGAAGGAACGCCACCTTTTTCCGGTGGGTATTTTTCGATTTCAAGATTATGAATGGCGGAAAGCAAGAAACGCAGGGTTCTCACGATTTCTAGGTTTCTTTCTTTCAGCGCCCTCTCAAGATCTTGCTGAATTTTATCGAGAAGACCATTGTCCATAAGTTTTATGACTGTACTTTCTCCTCTCCCGTTCTTTTTTTTCTTCTTTTCTGACCTCTGACGGCTTTTGATAAAATTCTCTTTTTTTTAGATCTTGCAGGATTCCTTCGGCGGCGACTTTTTTACTGAATTTTCTGATCAGCGAGTCCGCCGTATCTCCCGGTTGAGCCTTAACCACGGCCATTTGTTAATCCACCTCCTCCTAAAGTTTCTTTTCGGCTGTAATTTCGCCCATTAAATGAATATGAAAATGATCAACAAGTTGCGCTCCGCCGCCGTTACAAACAATTCTGTAACCACGACTTTCTAATTGATATTTTTTAATCATTTTTTTAACCATGTTAATTAATTCTTCCCAAATTATTTTATCTTGTTCGTCAAGTTTAATAAATTCCGTGATGTGTTTTTTCGGGACGATTAACAGGTGAATTGGCGCCACGGGATGGATATCGGCAAAAACCATCACCAGGTTATTTTCGTCAACGAATTCCTTAGGTTTTTCTTTTCTGGCAAACTGACAAAAAAGGCAATCAGACATTTTTGATGATTTCGATAATTTGTTTTAAGGTTAAACTCGTCGGTCTCATTTTCGGATTTTTGGTTGAACCGTTTAAAAGCTGGTGCTTGTCAATATGCAAAAACCAGGAAGCTTCCGGATCCGCCTCCTGCAATTTTTCGGCCAGGCGGCTTAAATCAATTTTAGGATCAGGCAGGGTTTTAATCCTCAAATAACCCTTTTTAGGATCTTTCCTCACGACCAAAATATAACCTTGTTTTTGACCGGTATGGACAACTTCATCATTCCCGGTTTTCAAACCCACCGCCCTTCCCCATCTTGTTTCGAACTCAAACGCTTCTTCTTTTAAGATTTTTTCCGCCCAAACCTTGTTTTGTAACTGTTTATAAATGCCGTCAAGCGCCACCATTCCTAAGTCAACCAGCTTTTGATGATCGTCAGGAGACAAAAGTTTCCAACCATCAAGTTGAGCCACCAGTCCCAAATTGTAAAAATCCGCCGTCGGATTCGGATAATAGACTTCCTGAAAATGGTCAATCTCGTTAACCACTTCAACCAATCTTTCCAAAGCTTCGTCAATTTTAACGCTTTTACCCTCGGGCAAATTCTTCATTCCTTCCAGAACTTTTTTGCTGGCGCTGGTTTTATCCAAGTTTTGATGATGATCGAATTTACCAAAACCCGTGTCAATGTGCAAAATTTCCTTGTTGGTGTCAACCGGCTGATTTTCAAAAGTTTCTCCGGCGGGCACAAATTCGACTTTTGCTTGCCCCCACCCGGGTAAGAGTTTTTTGATAAGCCAAAGACCGCAAATAGCGTCCAAATCCGGACTAAAATGGGTAACGAGAATTTTCATAAAATAAACGCTTTGGCCTGACGTTAGGTTTTTATTTTATAACTTTCTGGGTTGCTTGACAAGAAGGAGGAGCGATTATGAAGTTTGACGATTATAAATACACCTTTAGGCTAATTTTGACTAACTTAAGGCTTATATGATTTTAAGCGAGAGATAAGTTCAGAGAACGAGAGAAGTTCGGTTTTATCCTGACTTCTTACCTTCCATTCTATTTGCCCTTTGGTTTTGGGTGAAATGATTAATCTTACCGGCAAACCGATTAAATCAGCGTCGGCAAATTTTGAACCGGCGGAGGTCTCTTCCCGATCATCATAGAGAACCTCTATTCCCTCACCCTGCAATTTTTCGTAAATTTCCAAACCGTTTTCTTCTAGAGAAATTAGATGAGCCGAAAACGGAGCCACTTCTTCTGGCCAAATGATCCCTCTCTCATCATGGCTTGATTCCACGATCGTCGCCATTAATCTGCCTATCCCTATTCCGTAACAGCCCATTAAAATAGGTTTCTTTTCTCCTTTTTCATCGGCAAAGTAAGCCCCCAGCTTTTCCGAATAGCGCGTTCCTAATTTAAAAACATGACCATTTTCAATGGCGTTATTTTCCTCTAATTCTCCTCCGCATTTGGGACATTTTTCCTCTTTGCCTTTTTCTTCGTTTTCCGCCCAATCGCATTTCGTACAACACAAAACTTTGTCTTCACCTGTTTCACAAAGCATCATGAATTCGTGGGAAAAATTACCGCCGATACACCCCGACTGCGCCTCAACAATTTTCGTCACCAAGCCGCACCGCGTAAAGATTTTTTTATAAGCTTTTATAACTTTAAAATAAAAATCATCCAGATCTTTATCGCTCGTATTAAAAGAATAAAGATCTTTCATTAGAAATTCCCTGACCCTTAAAAGTCCGCCGGTTGAGCGCATTTCGTTTCGAAATTTATTCTGAATTTGGTAAAGAGCCAATGGCAAATCTTTATAAGATTTCACAAAACGCGAAACTAAATCGGTGATCACT harbors:
- a CDS encoding adenosylhomocysteinase: MANFDIKDPSFSVLGKLRIEWTGSHMPVLNLIKERFSKEKPLKNIKIGACLHVTAETANLVLTLKAGGASVALCASNPLSTQDDVAASLATDFGIPVFAKKGEDNKTYYQHLKAVLETHPQITMDDGADLVSEIHKNRKKQISEIYGSSEETTTGVIRLKAMEQDDALKIPVIAVNDSQTKHFFDNRYGTGQSTIDGILRATNLLLAGKNFVVCGYGWCGRGIASRARGMGAKVVITEVDPIKALEAVMDGFEVMTISQAAKIGDIFVTATGDKEVISFKNIEKMKDKAILANSGHFNVEVAVEELEKKAVSKRQVREYVTEYKLRTHNLEPRTIYVLGEGRLINLVAAEGHPPEVMDMSFANQALAAEWILQKRKDLKPIVYTLPEELDRQIASLKLKSMNVEIDKLTPEQKRYLTSWQEGT
- a CDS encoding carbohydrate kinase family protein; amino-acid sequence: MKVIITGSLAFDLIMNFPGKFGDHILPEKIHEINLSFLVEKLQKQYGGTAGNIAYNLALLGLRPTVLATAGYDFAEYKSELEKVGVDTSMISIIEAEPTASAFIFTDMVDNQITGFYPGAMRASAQFQISNFKFQIGQTPFVVISPNEPKAMNNHVNNCLKLNLPYMFDPGMQLPRLSDKDLKLGIEGAKIVTGNDYEIALIRNRFRPARRSLGAGGESIGQTISQVWITTLGDKGSIVEADGKTYKIPPAKPREVLDPTGAGDAYRAGFLAGFLRGLPLKTCGKMGSIAAVYTVEKYGTTTHKFTVEEFKNRYQENFREDLKWRILTLKTRLSPFWEN
- a CDS encoding adenine phosphoribosyltransferase produces the protein MSKLNLRSKIMDIPDFPQKGIVFRDLTPLLLDPVYFDEALKQMLGKISKTKFTKVLAIESRGYIFGSLIAQKRKVGFVPVRKLNKLLPRKVISEKYQLEYGIDGVKIHADALKKGEKVLIVDDLVATGGTALAAAKLVEKAGGKVTAFLFLNELTYLHPRKRLKDYKIISLIKL
- a CDS encoding S-methyl-5'-thioadenosine phosphorylase, translated to MTNVDIAIIGGSGFYQLLDKAKEIKIETPYGFPSDKIAVGEMTGRQVIFLPRHGKHHQFPPHKIPYKANLWALKKLGVQRIISLTACGSLQKQIKRGDFVVIDQFVDRTSGRQATFFDGPKTVHISTAYPYCPEINKIAYEISLKQGLRVHRKGTLVIVEGPRFSTKAESEWFTKMGWDIINMTGYPEVALAKELEICYSSIAIVTDYDVGIVAWEKLPPVSTDEIMQVFGENIAEAKKLVREMIKKIPKSRTCECGDALKEARI
- a CDS encoding YbaB/EbfC family nucleoid-associated protein is translated as MINPLKGLGDLKAMRDQAMQIQQSLAQEVITIERDGVKIEITGDQKIQSVMVDGAQDRRLLEALNEAIKKSQELAAKKLQEMSGGLGGLLG
- the dnaX gene encoding DNA polymerase III subunit gamma/tau yields the protein MVLYRKYRPQKIAEIDNPEVREKLEKILSSGRPPHAFLFSGPKGTGKTSSARIIAKSLNCEKNNGKGEPCNRCSTCLSITNGTNLDILEIDAASNRGIDEIRDLRDKIRLAPAGARKKIYIIDEVHMLTTEAFNALLKTLEEPPEHALFVLCTTNAEKLPETIVSRCRQIDFKKAGISDLLQSLKRAKRGEEREIDEKALEQIAQLADGSYRDAHKLLEEVLTAYPRAKITDEMVQKVLGEKKIGGNLFGWIPTHDAKQGLEMIGLMAEKGVDFKFLNQTILETLHAHLLKKYGLTQENFPYQEPLENLEISDLKILINLFSKAGQELKNTSIPELPLEMAVVEWCGGQEKAGPAKAEFPQPIVEMSSPEPKPSPQIKVSGDNQQISEIETRWEEILTAVKPYNHSVAGLLRSCQPGAYDGETLVLNVFYKFHYERLSETKIRELLEKVIEELFGKKIKVFPKLKEKEVL
- the ybeY gene encoding rRNA maturation RNase YbeY, whose translation is MANVLIQSESRFLINRASLREEVEKFLVERKIKNEIEVSLSIVGDRKMRALNKKYRQHDYTTPVLTFSLEEGKPFVTPPDRVLRIGDIVISYPQAVLLAGAENKLVDQKIGELVCHGLSNLFGLEQ
- a CDS encoding GatB/YqeY domain-containing protein, which translates into the protein MDNGLLDKIQQDLERALKERNLEIVRTLRFLLSAIHNLEIEKYPPEKGGVPSSGLPDEDVTAVIAKMAKTHRESIEAFKTGQRADLVKKEEEELSLLQKYLPEALSEEAIKKLVIEAKERGLNDFGQIMKDVMAKVKGKSDGSIVSKIVKEVLGG
- the rpsU gene encoding 30S ribosomal protein S21 encodes the protein MAVVKAQPGDTADSLIRKFSKKVAAEGILQDLKKREFYQKPSEVRKEEKKERERRKYSHKTYGQWSSR
- a CDS encoding HIT domain-containing protein; its protein translation is MSDCLFCQFARKEKPKEFVDENNLVMVFADIHPVAPIHLLIVPKKHITEFIKLDEQDKIIWEELINMVKKMIKKYQLESRGYRIVCNGGGAQLVDHFHIHLMGEITAEKKL
- the proS gene encoding proline--tRNA ligase yields the protein MRYSKLFGKTQANPPKEAETVSHKLLVQAGFIDRQLAAGLYSFLPLGWIVMGKIMGIIRQEMNQIGGQEVFLPTLQPKELWEKSNRWDKMDPPLFKVKDRHEKELTLGSTHEEVITDLVSRFVKSYKDLPLALYQIQNKFRNEMRSTGGLLRVREFLMKDLYSFNTSDKDLDDFYFKVIKAYKKIFTRCGLVTKIVEAQSGCIGGNFSHEFMMLCETGEDKVLCCTKCDWAENEEKGKEEKCPKCGGELEENNAIENGHVFKLGTRYSEKLGAYFADEKGEKKPILMGCYGIGIGRLMATIVESSHDERGIIWPEEVAPFSAHLISLEENGLEIYEKLQGEGIEVLYDDREETSAGSKFADADLIGLPVRLIISPKTKGQIEWKVRSQDKTELLSFSELISRLKSYKP